The sequence ACTTTCTCAAATAACTCAACTGTCAGGAGTTCTTCAAAGTGCTGCAGCTGCAATAGGAAGAGTATTCGAGATTTTAGATGAGCCAGAAGAAAAACCAGATACTGTTCAAGTAGCTTTACCAGAACCCGTTTTCGGCAATGTGGAATTTGAAAATGTGACATTTGGGTATACTAAAGAAAATACGTTGATCAAAAACTTAAACGTCAAAGTAAAAAAAGGGCAAAAAGTCGCTATCGTAGGACCGACTGGAGCTGGTAAAACAACTTTGATCAATTTATTGATGCGCTTTTATGATGTAGATAGCGGAGCCATCAAAATAGATGGAATCGACACAAAAACAATGGCTCGAAAGGATGTCCGGGCTCAGTTTGGAATGGTCCTACAAGATGCTTGGTTGTACAGCGGAACGATTGCGGACAATATTCGGTTTGGAAAATTGGATGCCACCGAATACGAAGTAGTAGATGCTGCTAAGACAGCCAATGTCGATCACTTTATCCGAACGTTACCAGATGGTTACAACATGATTTTAAACCAAGAAGCTTCAAACGTTTCATTGGGACAAAAACAACTGTTGACAATCGCACGAGCGATCATCTCTAACCCTAAAATCTTGATTTTAGATGAAGCAACTAGTTCAGTGGACACTCGTTTGGAAGCCTTGATCCAAAAAGCGATGGAAAAGGTTATGGAAGGCCGCACAAGTTTTGTGATTGCCCATCGCTTATCAACGATTCGCGATGCTGATTTAATTTTAGTCATGGACCAAGGGGAGATCGTTGAGCAAGGCAACCATCAAGAGTTGCTAAGCAAAGGCGGTTTTTACGAGAAACTATACAATAGTCAATTTAAGCAAACAGCAGACTAAAAAAGAATGATTGATCAAAGCAGTTTGGTTTTAAAGCTTACTATAGAAAGGTAGGGTAAAAAAATGCGTAAAAAGATGCTGTTTTTTGATATTGATGGAACGTTGTTAAATGACGAAAAAAAAGCGTTGCCTAGCACTAAGAAAGCCTTGAAAGAATTAAAGGAAAATGGTCATGAAATCGTCATTGCCACTGGGAGAAACTTGAGTTTAGCTCAAAGTGTTATTGATGAATTTGATTTTGATAATTATATTATTTGCAACGGTGCTGCAGGTTATTACCATAATCGCTTAGTTTATGAAAATAAATTAGACCGTTCAGAATTTGATCGTCTGCTTAAAGTGGCTGATACACAAAATCATGCTATCATCTATGAATCGGCAGAGGCCTTGAGAAGACGTCACGCTGAAACAAATATTAAAATGACTGCTGCTATGAAAAGTTTTGGTGCGGGAGTTCCTCCACAAGATCAGGATTACTATTTGCATCATCCCATGTATCAAGGGCTTATCTTTTATTCAGATTCAGAAAAGGCAGCTTATGAAAACGGACAGTTTCCTAAATTTAAATTTATTCGCTGGCATGATAGCGGTGTAGATATCGTACCGCATGATGGTTCTAAAGCACATACCATTTTGAAATTTGCTAAAAGCCAAGGGTTTGATATTGAAGACACAATAGCTTTTGGAGATGGACTGAATGATCTTGAAATGATATCAGAAGTTGGTATCGGAGTAGCAATGGGGAATGCTTTAGAAACAGTAAAATTAAGAGCAGATAAAATCACTTCCAATTGTAATGAAGACGGAATTTATGTTGCATTAAAAGAGCTTCATCTGATATAATGAACGTAAGTTATAAATAAGAGTTAAATCTTATTTATGGGGGTATAGCTCAGTTGGGAGAGTGTTTGGCTGGCAGCCAAAAGGTCAGGGGTTCGAGCCCCCTTACTTCCATCATCAAAAAACGTTGATACTACGGTGTTTATCCCCGATTGTATCAACGTTTTTTATTTTTAAAGTCTGTTTTTACCATTTATGCCCATAGCGTGTCCATAAATTTATTTTTACATCAAAGTAGTGAATCCACTAGGCTTACATTAAGAAAAGGCTTGCTTCATAACAACACAAAAAGAATGCTGCTAAAGTTATCAGCTAACTTTAGCAGCATTCTTTATTTTTCTTTACGATAAAATAGAAACGGTCTCATCTAATTGGAAGGGAGCTTTTTCATTGATATGGTCATAAAACATAATTCCGTTGATATGATCAATTTCGTGTTGAACCACAATGGCAGGATAATTTTTTAAACGAATCTTTTGGTTTTCTCCATTTAAGTCTACATAGGTTATTGTCACACGGCTGTGGCGAGGAACATATCCAGGTACGTCTCGATCGACAGACAAACATCCTTCGCCTTCCGCTAGACAAGCTCCTTGAACAGAATGGCTGACTACTTTTGGATTTAACATCACTGTACTTAAAACGGGTTCATCTGAATCTTCCTCAGTACCAGGAATATGCACTGCAATAATTCGTTTTGAAATATCTAATTGAGGTGCAGCTAAGCCAACACCAGCTCGAAGTTGATATTTTTCAGCCATTTCAGGATCCTGACTGTTTTTTAAAAATTCCAGCATATCGTGGCCGAGTTTTTTTGTTTCTTCATTAATAGGTATAGTTACCTCTTCAGCTGATAAGCGTAAAGTAGGATTGCCTTCCCTGATAATATCATTCATTTTAATCATAGTTGTTCCACTCCTGTGTTTTGGTTGTCGATTATTTAGTATAAAAAGTAATATAGTATCAAACATCTTTATAATTTTAACAGTAAACCCAACAAATTGCACGTAGAATTATATTCAGAAAATTCTGAAGTAAAGCTTTTTTTTCAAAAAGAAGTGTGAGATAATCATGAACAAGAAATAACTACGTCTAAATCATCAGTTGAAGAAAGAAGGGGTCCAGTTTATGGAAGAAGCAAAAAAATATATTGATGAGGTTTATACGAAACTCATTAGTCGAGATCCGAACCAAGTGGAGTTCTTACAGGCTATACAAGAATTCTTCAGCACTATTGAACCTGTCTTTGCTGCACATCCAGAATTTATTGAACAAAACATTTTGGAACGTATAGTCGAACCTGAACGGATCATTCAATTTAGAGTCCCTTGGACAAACGATCAAGGAAGTGTTCAAGTAAATCGTGGTTTCCGTGTTCAGTTTAATTCCGCTATAGGCCCCTACAAAGGCGGTTTGCGTTTTCATCCGAGTGTAAACCAAAGTATCATAAAATTTTTAGGATTTGAACAAATTTTTAAAAACAGCCTAACTGGGCTTCCGATTGGCGGAGGGAAAGGTGGCAGTGATTTTGATCCCAAAGGCAAAACAGATGCAGAAGTGATGCGCTTTTGTCAAAGCTTCATGACTGAATTGCAACGCCATATCGGTCCAGATCTTGATGTACCAGCTGGGGATATCGGAGTGGGCGGAAGAGAAATAGGTTATTTGTATGGACAATATAAACGACTCAATGCTCCTCATGCTGGAATCTTAACTGGAAAGCCGTTGCTTCTGGGAGGAAGTTTAGCTAGAACTGAAGCCACGGGTTATGGAGTCGTTTATTTTATGAAAGAAATGTTGGAAGACAAAGGTCAAACACTAGAAAATAAAAAAGTGGTTGTTTCTGGCAGTGGAAATGTGGCTATCTACGCCATTCAAAAAGTTCAGGAACTTGGAGGAACGGTTATTGCTTGTTCTGATTCAACGGGTTATATCTTTGATCCTATAGGAATTGACTACGCAACAGTCAAACAGCTTAAAGAGGTTGAACGGAAAAGAATTGCAGAATATGTTGCACTTCATCCAACGGCTACTTACCATACAGGAAGCATTTGGGATTTAGAAGAACCTTACCAAATTGCCTTACCTTGTGCTACTCAAAATGAGATTAACGGACGCAAAGCTGAGCAGATGCTAAAACAAGGAGTGATCGCCGTTGCAGAAGGAGCCAACATGCCTGCTGATTTAGAGGCAATCCGTGTTTACCGACAAGCTCGAATTTTATATGGCCCTGGAAAAGCAGCTAATGCTGGCGGCGTGGCAGTCTCTGCTTTAGAAATGAGTCAAAATAGCCAACGGTTAAGTTGGTCCTTTGAAGAAGTTGATGAAAAGTTAAAAGAAATTATGAAAGCTATCTATTATGAAGTACGAGATACTGCTGCACAATATAGTACAAAAGATGATTTTGTTGCCGGAGCAAATATTGCCGGCTTCATTAAAGTTGCAAAAACAATGATTATTCAAGGAGTTATTTAAAAAGAAAAACAGGCCTTTTTAAGAGGTCTGTTTTTCTTTTTTTTAGAACAACTTTGTATTTACAAGAAGAGTTTTCTCTCAAAAAATTTAAAAGAGGAGAAAAATCTTAAAAAATGACTTTAAAATGATAAGGTTAGAAAATTTTAATCTGACAAAACGTTATGTGAAATAAAGAACAAGCGAACATTTTTTATTTATCTGTGTTGATTATAATACAGTTATATTTAAATTATATAACAGTTTTAGCTTAATTTAACGAAATTCTTTAAATAACATTAGAAAAAAACTCTTACAATTTAAAGATAAGGAGAAAAACGTGATGGTGAAAAAAATCACTAGCTTAATTTAATTTAAAGCATTTTAAAATTTCGGCTTAATGTATAAGCTTTTCGTAGGCTGAAGAGGGGTGATATACTTGCATATCAGCTGAAAGCGTGTTAAATTTGAATAGTAAATGGTTTACACTAATACAGTTTAAACGACTGTATAAAACAGCACCTTACAAAAACTAGATTGTAAAGAGAGAGGAATGGGTTACAAATGGCTAACAAGAAACAACCTGTAGATTTCGAAGCATTGTTAAGCACGATTGACGCGGCTTTTCCAATGGTACAAATCTTAGATAAAGATGGAAATGTTGTTAATAAAGACATCATGCCTGATTTATCAGATGACCAATTAGTTGAATTAATGGAGAGAATGGTATGGTCACGTATCTTACATGAACGCTCAATGGCTTTAGCTCGTCAAGGACGTTTAGGTTTTTACGCACCGACTGCTGGACAAGAAGCTTCACAAATGGCAAGTTACTTTGCTTTTGAAAAAGAAGATGAGTTATTCCCAGGATACCGTGATATTCCGCAACTAATTCAACATGGTTTACCTGTTTCACAAGCGTTCTTATGGTCTCGTGGACATGCTGACGGGAATAAATACCCTGCAGATCTACATGCTATGCCTCCACAAATCATTATTGGAGCACAAATCATTCAAGCTGCAGGTGCAGGTATTGGATTGAAAAAACGCGGCAGACAAAATGTTGCTTTCACTTACACTGGTGATGGCGGTTCATCTCAAGGGGACTTTTATGAAGGTATGAACTTTGCTGGAGCTTATAAAGCACCTGTAGTATTCTTCGTACAAAACAATGGCTATGCTATCTCTACCCCTCGTCACAAACAAACTGCAGCGACTACTTTGGCTCAAAAAGCTGTTGCAGCTGGGATTCCAGGAATCCAAGTAGACGGTATGGATCCATTAGCAGTTTATGCTGTTGCTAAACAAGCAAGAGAATGGGCAATTGCTGGGAATGGTCCTGTATTGATTGAGACAGTTACTTCTCGTTTCGGTCCTCACTCTACTTCAGGAGATGACCCAACACGTTACCGTGATCAAGAAAGTTTCGATTACTGGGAACAACGCGATCCACTGATCCGTTTCCGTAACTTCTTAACTGAAAAAGGATTATGGTCTGAAGAAAAAGAACAAGCCTTAATTGAAAAAACACAAGAAGACATTAAAGCCTCAGCTAAAGAAGCTGACCAAGCACCTAAACAAAAAGTTTCAGATTTCTTGAAGAGTATGCATGAAGAACCAACTCAAGTAATCGCTGAGCAAATTGCGGCTTTTGAAGCAAAGGAGAGTAAATAATCATGGCACAAAAAACAATGATCCAAGCGATTACTGAAGCGCTTGAACAAGAAATGGAACGTGACCAAGAGATTTTGGTTTTCGGTGAAGACGTAGGTAAAAATGGCGGAGTTTTCCGTGCTACTGCTGGACTTCAAGAAAAATTTGGTGAAGAGCGTGTTTCTGACACTCCTCTTGCTGAATCAGGTATCGGTGGAATGGCAATTGGACTAGCGCTTCAAGGCTTCCGTCCAGTTCCAGAAATTCAATTTATTGGATTTATTTTCGAAGTAATGGACTCAATCGTTGGACAAGCTGCTCGTACTCGTTACCGTATGAGTGGTACACGTAACTTGCCAATTACAATTCGTATGCCATTTGGTGGAGGAGTTCACACTCCAGAAATGCACTCAGACAACTTGGAAGGATTGATTACTCAATCTCCTGGTATCAAAGTAGTTATTCCATCAAACCCATACGATGCAAAAGGATTGTTGATTTCTTCTATTCGTGATAACGACCCAGTTGTTTTCATTGAACACATGAAATTATATCGTTCTTTCCGTGATGAAGTTCCTGAAGAATCTTACACTGTTCCTCTAGGGAAAGCTGCCATCACTCGTGAAGGTAAAGATGTTTCTGTCATCACTTACGGTGCTATGGTTCGCGAAGCAATCAAAGCAGCTGATGAACTTGAAAAAGAAGGTATCTCAGTAGAAATCGTTGATTTGAGAACTGTTTCTCCATTAGACATCGAAACAATCGTTGCTTCTGTAGAAAAAACAGGACGCGCAGTAATCGTTCAAGAAGCACAACGTCAAGCAGGTGTTGGCGCAATGGTTATGTCAGAAATTGCTGAACGTTCAATTCTTTCATTAGAAGCACCAATTGGTCGTGTAGCTGCTCCTGATACTGTCTTCCCGTTTGGTTTAGCTGAAAATGCTTGGTTGCCAAACGCAACTGATATTTCAGAAAAAGTAAAAGAAATTTACAACTTCTAATTTATTTAGATGAAGAGACGGTAGATGCAATCAATTTAATGCAAAGCGAATTGATTGCATCTCTTTATTTTAATAGCAACACTTAAAATTAGTTCTTGAAAAATAGAATTGCTAATAAAGAAGGGAAGATATCAAAAATGGCTTTTAAATTTAAATTACCAGATGTTGGTGAAGGAATGGCTGAAGGCGAGATCGTAAAATGGTTAGTAGCTGAAGGCGACGAAGTTAAAGAAGAAGATTCAATCGTTGAAATTCAAAACGATAAATCGGTTGAAGAAATTGCTTCTCCGGTTTCAGGTACAGTTAAAAAGATTTTAGTTGAAGAAGGAACTGTTGCAAACGTTGGAGATGTTATTATCGAAATCGATGCTCCAGGTCATGAAGATAATGAAGAAGCTGCAGTACCAACAACAACACCAGAAGCTCCAGCAGCTAATGCTCCAGCTCCAGCAGCTGCACCAGCAAGCGCAGGCGTTTCATTCTACCAATTCAAATTACCAGATGTTGGTGAAGGAATGGCTGAAGGCGAAATCGTAAAATGGTTAGTAGCTGAAGGCGACGAAATTAAAGAAGAAGATTCAATCGTTGAAATTCAAAACGATAAATCGGTTGAAGAAATTGCTTCTCCAGTTTCAGGTACAGTTAAAAAGATTTTAGTTGAAGAAGGAACTGTTGCAATGGTTGGACAAGCAATCGTTGAAATTGATTCTCCTGAACACAATACTGAAACTGCAACACCTGCTACATCACCAGAAGCTCCAGCAGCTGAAAGCGAAGCAAAAGATCCAGCAGCAGGCGCTTCAACAGATTCAAGTGTTGTAAAAACTTCTGACTCTAACAAACGTGTACTTGCTATGCCGTCTGTTCGTCAATTTGCTCGTGAAAACGATGTTGATATCAGCCTAGTTACAGCGACTGGTAAAAACGGACGCACAACAAAAGAAGACGTTGAGAACTTTAAGGAAAATGGTTCAGCAGCTCCAGCAGCAGCTCAAACTACTGAAACAGCTCCAGCAGCAGCAAAACAAGCTCCAGCAGCTAAAGCAGCAGCTCCAGCAAAACCATTCAAATCTTCTCAAGCAGAACTTGAAACTCGTGAACCAATGACAGGCATGCGTAAAGCAATTGCTAAAGCTATGGTCAACAGTAAAGCTACTGCACCGCATGTAACTTTGTTCGATGAAGTAGATTCTACTAAATTGATGGCACACCGTAAACGTTTCAAAGATGTTGCAGCAGCTAAAGGCGTTAAATTAACGTTCTTGCCTTATGTTGTTAAAGCTGTCGTATCTGTTTTACGCAAATACCCTGCTTTAAACGCTTCAATTGATGATTCAACAAACGAAATTGTTTACAAACATTACTTCAATATCGGAATCGCTACAGATACTGATCGTGGATTGTTTGTACCAGTAGTAAAAGATTCTGATGCGAAAAGTATCTTCTCTATCGCAGGTGAAATCACTGAACTTTCTGGCAAAGCTCAAGAAGGTAAATTAGCAGCTGGTGAAATGAGCAATGGTTCTATTTCAATCAGTAACATTGGTTCAATCGGTGGCGGCTGGTTCACTCCAGTTATCAACTACCCTGAAGTAGCTATTTTAGGAGTTGGCCGAATTGCTAAAAAAGCAATCGTAAATGCTGACGATGAAGTAGTAGTAGCACCAGTTATGCAACTGTCATTAAGTTTCGACCACCGTATTATCGATGGCGCAACTGCTCAAAAAGCGATGAATGAATTGAAAACATTGCTTGGCGATCCAGAATTATTATTAATGGAAGGGTAAAGGTGAGCAAAGAATGGTAGTAGGAGATTTCGCAATAGAATTAGATACAGTTGTTATTGGATCAGGCCCAGGAGGCTATGTTGCAGCAATCCGTGCAGCACAAATGGGACAAAAAGTAACCATTGTTGAAAAAGGCAATATCGGCGGTGTTTGTTTAAACGTCGGTTGTATTCCTTCGAAAGCATTGATCAGTGCCGGCCATCATTACCAAGATGCTATGCACTCTGAAACTTTTGGTGTAACTGCTGAAAACGTGGTTTTAGATTTCGCAAAAACACAAGAATGGAAAGACAATAAAGTTGTTAAAACACTTACTAAAGGTGTTGAAGGTTTATTGAAAAAAAATAAAGTTGAAATTTTAAGAGGAGAAGCTTATTTTAACGATGAACACACAATGCGTGTCATGGGTGAAACAGCTGCTCAAACTTATTCATTCAACAATGCCATTATTGCAACTGGTAGCCGTCCAATTGAAATCAAAGGCTTCAAATTTGGCAAACGCGTTATCGATTCAACTGGCGGTTTAGCATTATCTGAAGTTCCTAAAAAATTAGTAGTTGTCGGCGGAGGCTACATTGGTAGCGAACTAGCCGGAGCTTACGCTAACTTAGGCGCTGAAGTTACTATTTTAGAAGGTTCTCCTTCTATTATGCCGACATTTGAAAAAGATATGATTAAATTTGTAACAAATAATTTCGCTAAAAAAGGCGTAACTATTGAAACATCTGCAATGGCTAAAGAAGCTGTTGAAACTGAAGACGGTGTAACGGTTAAATACGAAGTAAACGGTACTGAAAAATCAATCGATGCTGACTATGTAATGGTAACTGTAGGACGTCGTCCAAACACCGATGAACTTGGCCTAGAACAAGCAGGCGTTGAATTAAACGACCGCGGTTTGGTCACTGTTGATGAACAAGGACGTACAAGTGTGAAAAATATTTTTGCTATCGGAGATATTGTTCCAGGCGCTGCATTAGCTCATAAAGCAAGTTATGAAGCTAAAGTTGCTGCTGAAGCAATCTCAGGTAAAAAAGTAGCTGTAGATTATAAAGCAATGCCAGCAGTAGCGTTTACAGATCCAGAATTAGCAGTTGTTGGGCTAACTCTTGCTGAAGCGAAAGAAAAAGGATTAGATGTTAAAGCATCTAAATTCCCGCTAGCTGGTAACGGACGTGCACTTTCATTAAATGCAACAGAAGGTTTTGTACGTTTAGTAACTACTAAAGAAGATGGCGTTTTAGTCGGAGCTCAAATTGCTGGTGTAAGTGCTAGTGATGTGATTGCTGAAATAGGACTAGCTATTGAAGCAGGAATGGTAGCAGAAGATATTGCTTTAACAATCCATGCTCACCCATCTCTAGCTGAAACGGTAATGGATGCTTCTGAACTAGCATTAGGTTTACCTATCCACATGTAAAAACGAATCGTTAAAATATAAAATCTAATCCTAATGGTTTAGTCGTCTTCATTGTTCCAATAAAGACGTGTTTGGACTGAAAAAAGGCCTTTATTCTATAGTGAATAAGGGCTTTTTTTGTATTTAAGGAAAGGCTAGCCAAAGGCTGAAAGTTAAAAATAACCTAATCAATCTAGAGTTTGGTATAATAAAACCAAGGAGTTTTTTAGTTAAAGGTTATAAATAGAATTCATTCTAATTTATTGGTATTATCGGAGGAGATAAAGTGAGGGAAAATCGAAATAAAAAAATAATGATTGCTGGTACAAACGAGACAGCTTATCAATTTGGCTTCTTAAGCATGATGAAATTAAAATTAAGAGAAGTGACTTTTTTTCGATTGCCGCATTTGAAAGAAGAAACTGTAATGGATCTAAAGTATGCAACGTCTTTATTTTCGACTGGTTCATTTGTTGTTGGCAATGAGAAAGATTTTCAAGATACAGATATTTTAGTCATAACGGCAACAGAAGAAAAAATGGAGGATGAAACAGAGTCCAGCTTTTTAAGAAGAAATATCTTATTGGTCAGAAAGATCATCAACCAAGCTATGGCTAACCAGTTTAGTGGCTTAATTTTAATTGCGACTGAACCAACAGATATTTTTACTTATCTAGTATGGAAGTTTTCGGGACTTCCTAAAGAACGGATTTTTGGATTAGGTACTTATATTGATTCGATGTTTTTGCAACAGTTGCTAAGCCAAAAAATGCTTGTTTCATTACGAGATGTCAATGCATTTATTATTGGCGGAAGTTCGGGAAAACATAAAATAGCTGCTTGGAGCCGATCAAACGTAGGCGGAAATCCCATTTTAAGTTTAACAATGGATCCAAACAGCGGTGTTGATCAAGAAGATATGTTTGAAATGGAACAAAAAGTTTTGGAACGAACACTTTTTTCAGAAAAAGCTGAATCGTATTTTACAGATGCTTCCGCTTTGATTAAATTGGTTCAATTCATATTGAACAACGAAGAAGCAATCGTTCCCCTAGTGCATTTAGGAGATATTGAAGGCTTATCTGATATTCCTTTAGCTCTTCCGGTTTCGTTAGGAGAAAATGGCATTCGTAAAGCTACAGGATTTGTTTTTTCGGATTCTGAGAAAAAAGAACTAGTTACAGTGGCTAAGGAAATTAGGCAGCAATTGGATTGGATTGAAAAAGGATAGGAGAGAAAACGATGGACAATAAAAGTTATAGCTATCCAATGGATTATGAATGGTCAAGAACAGAGATGACAGATGTCATCAATTTATGGCGGGCAGTAGAATTAGCTTATGAAGCGGGAATAAGTACCCAAGAATTTTTAACAAAATACCAAAAATTTAAAGAAGTCATTCCCTCTATTGGAGAAGAAAAAAAATGGGGTCGAGAGTTTGAAGCTGTTTCTGGTTATTCTCTTTATCAAGCGGTGAAAGAAGCAAAAGGTACGAATAAAAAAACCTTTCGTTTAGAAAATCGCTGATTAAGAAATTGCCGACTAGTGTGTTGAAAAAAAGAAAGGAAGTGCGCATTTGGAGCAAATAGAAAAAAGAGATCATTTGATCAAAGAATGGATCAAGGAAGCTGCAGCAATTAGCAAAAATTCCTTTAACAATGAACTTATTGTTCAAGAAAAAACAAACCGAACAGACTTGGTGACAAACATTGATAAAGAAATCGAACAGTTTTTTATTCAGAAAATCAATCGCTATTTTCCTGAAGAGCGGGTATTAGGCGAAGAAGGTTCGGGACATCAAATGACGGATTTGAAGGGCATCGTATGGATAATAGATCCAATTGATGGAACGTTAAATTTCGTGAATCAGCAAAATGATTTTGCAATAATGATCAGTATTTATGAAGATGGTGTAGGCCAATCAGGGTATATCTATGATGTTATGCGAGATGAACTCTACACTGCTTACAAAGGACAAGGGGCTTATCTAAATGATCAGAAACTGCCTAGAGTAGAAGATAAAGCTTTGGGTCAAGGCTTGGTTGCTATCAGCTATCGTTTAATGTCTAAAGAAAATAATGAAGCAGCAAAAAAAATCGGAAAAACCAGTAGCGGAGTACGAATGATTGGTTCTGCTGGGCTTGAAACAGTCCATGTTGCTACAGGAAGATTGGTTGCTTACTTAGGAGCGTCGTTAGCTCCTTGGGATATCGCGGCAGGCAAAATTATTGCAGAAGAAGTTGGATTGCTCTACACTCAATTGGATGGTCAACCGATCGATTTGTTAAATAAAAATGCTACGATTGTAGCTACGCCCGCAGTGCATAAAGAAGTAACAGACATTTACCGTAACGAAATTAAATAAATAGGGCTCAACGCATTGAAATATAGAGATGTGGATCAAAATTAGTGAGAAAGCTGGCTTCAGGGTGAATAGCTGGCAGGCGGCCTATTGCTATGAAGCTGGATAATGAAGCGGTTGCATAAAAAAATAATAAAAATATACCGTTCTCATAGATTTTTTTCTTTTCAAAGGGTTGATTTAATGTTAGACTAGACAAGTTGATAGTTGTCTTCATAAGTTTTCAATGCGTTTTCATTCTGAATTGTGCAAAAACTTATGAAAAGTTCAAGTGCATAAATTGGATTGAATAATTTTTATATTGATAGATAGCGAATCAGAAGCAT is a genomic window of Carnobacterium sp. CP1 containing:
- a CDS encoding lactate/malate family dehydrogenase, with the protein product MRENRNKKIMIAGTNETAYQFGFLSMMKLKLREVTFFRLPHLKEETVMDLKYATSLFSTGSFVVGNEKDFQDTDILVITATEEKMEDETESSFLRRNILLVRKIINQAMANQFSGLILIATEPTDIFTYLVWKFSGLPKERIFGLGTYIDSMFLQQLLSQKMLVSLRDVNAFIIGGSSGKHKIAAWSRSNVGGNPILSLTMDPNSGVDQEDMFEMEQKVLERTLFSEKAESYFTDASALIKLVQFILNNEEAIVPLVHLGDIEGLSDIPLALPVSLGENGIRKATGFVFSDSEKKELVTVAKEIRQQLDWIEKG
- a CDS encoding UPF0223 family protein — its product is MDNKSYSYPMDYEWSRTEMTDVINLWRAVELAYEAGISTQEFLTKYQKFKEVIPSIGEEKKWGREFEAVSGYSLYQAVKEAKGTNKKTFRLENR
- a CDS encoding inositol monophosphatase family protein encodes the protein MEQIEKRDHLIKEWIKEAAAISKNSFNNELIVQEKTNRTDLVTNIDKEIEQFFIQKINRYFPEERVLGEEGSGHQMTDLKGIVWIIDPIDGTLNFVNQQNDFAIMISIYEDGVGQSGYIYDVMRDELYTAYKGQGAYLNDQKLPRVEDKALGQGLVAISYRLMSKENNEAAKKIGKTSSGVRMIGSAGLETVHVATGRLVAYLGASLAPWDIAAGKIIAEEVGLLYTQLDGQPIDLLNKNATIVATPAVHKEVTDIYRNEIK